A single Tissierellales bacterium DNA region contains:
- a CDS encoding nicotinate phosphoribosyltransferase, producing MYTRNLAMLTDFYEITMANGYFKKNMKDKIVYFDMFFRKIPDQGGFAIMAGLQPLIDYLNNLEFSDDDIDYLKSKKMFSDEFLEYLRNFKFECDLWAVPEGTPIFPNEPIVKVKGPIIQAQLVETMILLIVNHQSLIATKTNRIVRAAQGRPVIEFGSRRAQGADAAVVGARSAYIGGAVGTACTIAEQLYGIPAGGTMAHSWVQLFDTEYDSFKAYAETYPSKCTLLVDTYNVLKSGVPNAIKVFDEVLKPLGFRPQGIRIDSGDIAYLSKKARTMLDDAGYSDCKIVVSNSLDEDIIRDLILQDAKVDTFGVGERLITAKSEPVFGGVYKLVAVEKDGKVVPKIKVSANVEKITTPGAKKVYRLYNKENNKAIADLITLDHESIDDTKPYILFNPIHTWKRKKLDNFYAKELLVPVFKNGKQVYTSPAVNEIRDYCEKEVNRLWDEILRFENPHRYFIDLSYDLWIMKQSLLNEHSEVQLNTTFNK from the coding sequence GTTTTGCTATCATGGCTGGTCTTCAACCCTTAATTGATTATCTCAACAATCTAGAATTTTCAGATGATGATATCGATTATCTAAAAAGCAAAAAAATGTTTTCGGACGAGTTTTTAGAGTATCTTAGAAATTTTAAATTTGAATGTGATCTCTGGGCAGTACCTGAAGGTACTCCAATATTCCCAAACGAACCTATCGTCAAAGTAAAGGGACCAATCATTCAAGCACAGCTTGTTGAAACAATGATTCTTTTGATTGTAAATCATCAATCATTAATAGCTACAAAAACAAATCGAATTGTTCGTGCTGCTCAAGGTAGACCGGTTATCGAATTCGGATCTAGACGTGCTCAAGGAGCTGATGCTGCTGTTGTAGGTGCAAGGTCAGCTTATATTGGCGGCGCTGTAGGCACTGCTTGTACTATAGCCGAACAACTCTATGGTATTCCAGCAGGTGGAACTATGGCTCATAGCTGGGTTCAGCTTTTTGACACTGAATATGATTCATTCAAGGCTTATGCTGAGACATATCCTTCAAAATGCACATTGCTAGTTGACACTTATAATGTTCTGAAAAGTGGAGTTCCTAATGCCATAAAGGTTTTTGATGAAGTTTTAAAACCTCTTGGATTTAGACCTCAAGGCATCAGAATTGACAGTGGAGATATAGCATATCTATCAAAAAAAGCAAGAACTATGCTTGATGATGCAGGATATTCAGATTGCAAAATTGTCGTATCGAATTCACTTGATGAAGATATAATAAGAGATTTAATACTTCAAGATGCAAAAGTAGATACATTTGGAGTAGGAGAACGATTAATAACAGCTAAATCTGAACCTGTCTTTGGTGGTGTATACAAATTAGTTGCTGTTGAAAAAGATGGCAAAGTTGTACCTAAAATTAAAGTAAGCGCTAATGTTGAGAAGATAACAACACCTGGTGCTAAAAAAGTATACAGACTTTACAATAAAGAAAATAACAAAGCTATTGCTGATTTAATAACTTTAGACCATGAATCTATAGACGATACAAAGCCATATATTCTTTTCAATCCAATTCATACTTGGAAAAGAAAAAAGCTTGACAATTTCTATGCTAAAGAGTTGCTAGTTCCCGTTTTTAAAAATGGAAAACAGGTTTATACATCTCCAGCAGTAAACGAAATCAGAGATTATTGTGAAAAGGAAGTTAATAGACTTTGGGATGAAATATTACGTTTTGAAAATCCTCACAGATATTTTATCGATTTATCTTACGATTTATGGATAATGAAGCAATCACTTTTAAATGAACATTCCGAAGTTCAATTAAATACCACTTTTAATAAATAA
- a CDS encoding D-alanyl-D-alanine carboxypeptidase family protein, producing the protein MKKRYYILMIGISLMLVGCQKEVAQEEVNATTPLVAETVEVDTSDIEMPEEKERVLIDLESEDLQVLQEKLRKLNYKLDVDGNYDESTQNVIKEIQSSELFVDNDGKLDEKTLDFIEGEYAERNVSNPDSLDVLVNKKYFLDENYEPKDLVIPSVPFAIGEMKMRKEASEALEGLFKKASEEGITLIARSGYRSYKTQVQLFNRYVKNHGYDEAVKFSAKPGQSEHQTGLAMDITADSVKRQLKYSFGDTVEGIWTADNCHKFGFIVRYPKDKTDITGYNYEPWHLRYLGVDLATKVYESGLTYEEYLGK; encoded by the coding sequence ATGAAAAAGAGATATTATATTTTAATGATAGGTATTAGTTTGATGTTGGTAGGGTGTCAAAAAGAGGTAGCTCAAGAAGAAGTAAATGCTACGACGCCTCTTGTGGCAGAAACTGTAGAGGTGGATACAAGTGATATAGAGATGCCTGAGGAAAAAGAGCGAGTTCTAATTGATTTAGAATCAGAAGATTTACAAGTGTTGCAAGAAAAACTTAGAAAGTTAAACTATAAATTAGATGTAGATGGAAACTATGATGAATCTACACAAAATGTCATAAAAGAAATACAAAGTAGCGAGTTATTTGTTGATAATGATGGTAAATTAGATGAAAAAACTTTAGATTTTATAGAAGGCGAATATGCAGAGAGGAATGTAAGTAATCCAGATTCGTTAGACGTATTAGTGAATAAAAAGTACTTTTTAGATGAGAACTATGAGCCAAAAGATTTGGTGATTCCATCTGTGCCATTTGCAATTGGTGAAATGAAAATGCGAAAGGAAGCATCAGAGGCTCTTGAGGGATTATTCAAAAAAGCTAGCGAAGAAGGCATAACATTGATAGCAAGATCAGGATACCGTTCATATAAGACACAGGTGCAATTATTCAATAGGTACGTTAAAAATCATGGATATGATGAAGCTGTCAAATTTAGCGCTAAACCAGGACAAAGCGAACATCAAACAGGTTTAGCAATGGATATAACTGCAGATAGCGTAAAAAGACAACTTAAATATAGCTTTGGTGATACTGTTGAAGGAATTTGGACTGCGGATAATTGCCATAAATTTGGGTTTATAGTAAGATATCCAAAGGATAAGACAGATATAACAGGATATAATTATGAACCATGGCATTTGAGATATTTAGGAGTGGACTTGGCAACAAAGGTTTATGAAAGTGGTTTGACGTATGAAGAGTATTTAGGAAAGTAA
- a CDS encoding phospho-sugar mutase, producing MYKERYDFWLNNDFFDEETRIELRGISKDEKEIEDRFYKELEFGTAGLRGKIGAGTNRMNKYIVARATQGLAELICSKGKEAMNRGVAIAYDCRHYSDVFAETAALVLNANGIKSYLFDELRPTPELSFAVRRLNAISGIVVTASHNPQEYNGYKVYWEEGAQILPDTADAITENILKIKDFSKIPIMEKEEAIEKGLLNIIGKEIDDEYIDRTKALSLRDAEIDKSLKIVYTPLNGTGNKPVRRILKERGFENVYVVKEQEMPDPDFTTVGYPNPEDVKAFKLAEEFGSEIGADILIATDPDCDRLAVEVKIDNGYKALNGNQTGAILVNYVLEANQEKGTLPSNAAIVKSIVTGDLSTAICDSYGVKMFEALTGFKNIFAYANIWDSTKEYKFMFGYEESIGFCVGDLVRDKDAVNSAMFLAEAAAYYRTKGKTLLDVLDDLYEKHGYYRENLVSLVLEGIEGAERIKRMMESYRKDYPIQIEDMNLVRYVDFRTSDDVDVKNNERRLTDIPKTNAVKYYLDDGSWYAVRPSGTEPKIKIYMYSKADDLVKAEEKLKQIETTVMDKLYSIE from the coding sequence ATGTATAAAGAACGTTATGATTTTTGGCTAAATAATGATTTTTTTGATGAGGAAACTCGAATTGAATTACGAGGAATTTCAAAGGACGAGAAAGAAATAGAGGATAGATTTTATAAAGAATTAGAGTTTGGTACGGCGGGGTTACGTGGTAAAATAGGTGCAGGAACAAACAGAATGAATAAATACATAGTTGCTAGAGCGACCCAAGGATTAGCTGAATTAATTTGCTCAAAAGGTAAAGAGGCTATGAATAGAGGCGTTGCTATAGCGTATGATTGCAGGCATTATTCAGATGTTTTTGCAGAGACTGCAGCATTAGTGTTAAATGCCAATGGAATAAAATCGTATTTATTTGATGAATTAAGACCAACACCCGAGTTATCATTTGCAGTTAGAAGATTAAATGCGATATCTGGAATCGTAGTTACTGCTAGCCATAATCCACAAGAATACAATGGATACAAAGTGTATTGGGAAGAAGGAGCTCAGATTTTACCAGATACAGCTGATGCTATTACAGAAAATATCCTTAAGATAAAGGATTTTTCTAAAATTCCTATTATGGAAAAAGAAGAAGCTATTGAAAAAGGTTTGCTAAATATAATAGGCAAAGAGATAGATGATGAATATATAGATAGAACTAAAGCTCTTTCACTAAGAGATGCTGAGATAGACAAGAGTTTGAAAATCGTATATACACCGCTAAATGGAACAGGAAATAAACCAGTTCGAAGAATACTTAAAGAAAGAGGATTTGAAAATGTCTATGTAGTAAAAGAACAGGAAATGCCAGATCCTGATTTTACTACAGTTGGTTATCCTAATCCGGAAGATGTAAAGGCTTTTAAATTGGCAGAAGAATTTGGCAGTGAAATTGGCGCTGATATTTTAATTGCTACTGATCCTGATTGTGATAGACTTGCAGTGGAAGTTAAAATAGATAATGGATATAAGGCGTTAAATGGCAATCAAACTGGCGCTATATTAGTAAATTATGTATTGGAAGCTAATCAAGAAAAAGGAACGTTACCTTCAAATGCTGCTATTGTAAAATCAATAGTTACAGGGGATTTGTCTACGGCTATATGTGATTCATATGGTGTGAAAATGTTTGAAGCATTGACTGGATTTAAAAATATATTTGCTTATGCAAATATATGGGATTCGACTAAAGAATACAAATTTATGTTTGGATATGAGGAAAGTATAGGTTTCTGCGTTGGTGATTTAGTTAGAGATAAAGATGCGGTTAATTCGGCAATGTTTTTAGCAGAAGCAGCTGCGTATTATAGAACAAAAGGAAAGACCTTATTAGATGTATTAGATGATTTGTATGAAAAACATGGGTATTATAGGGAAAATTTAGTTTCTCTTGTTCTAGAGGGTATTGAAGGGGCAGAGCGAATAAAGAGAATGATGGAATCATATAGAAAAGACTATCCAATTCAAATCGAAGATATGAATCTTGTGAGATATGTTGATTTTAGAACTTCGGATGATGTAGATGTGAAAAATAATGAAAGGCGTTTGACGGATATTCCGAAAACAAATGCTGTAAAATATTATTTGGATGACGGCTCATGGTATGCAGTGAGGCCATCAGGAACAGAACCAAAAATAAAAATATATATGTATAGTAAAGCTGATGATTTGGTGAAAGCCGAAGAAAAGCTAAAACAAATAGAAACAACTGTTATGGACAAACTATATAGTATAGAGTAA
- a CDS encoding ATP-dependent DNA helicase, whose translation MSYDIEFNLGVRQLIEFTLESGDIDQRYKSSVRALEGTKIHQKLQKNFSKNENYISEERIETFEVVDGMKFKISGRVDGIWKEEEGIVIEEIKSTKSDLDEIDEKYNLHHWAQVKMYGYMYSKENKLDNIKIKLLYVNVETEETKSFLREYRFEKLKKFCDELLSKYAIWAKKIHKYKSIRDESLRNLDFIYPKYRKGQRNLMVGVYRSIEQKKNILVEAPTGIGKTISTLFPAIKSLSTMKLDKVFYVTAKGIVRKVAEDTLNELFDSGSRVKFLTLTAKDKVCINEETICNPEKCKYAKGHYDRVGEAREDILEHNFAITREKIVEYALKYNVCPFELQLDISLWVDIIIGDYNYIFDPKAYLRRFFEDDERQYVFLVDEVHNLIERSRNMYSFDIKKTSILEVRRVIGKYNKRVYSKISKLNEKMLEFRRELQEEDSLEKIIEVDIEALYYDFFNITIALDKWLQENRINKDYNIVLDFYFKCHDYLRLYEYFDDTYVSRVELEEKNELIYHCQCLDTSKILERMYERACSSVLFSATLKPMRYYKNLLGLNDGLHMQLDSPFDRENINVHVVNSISTYYKERRYYYSEVAKLINDMCKDSMGNYLVFLPSFEYIDELEAYLGKISHDIVIQNRGMKEDERAVFIESFKKINEERGKLGLAVIGGLFSEGVDFRGEELIGVMVVGVGMPKITYERNVLKEYYEEQYGAGFDYAYIYPGMNKVLQAGGRLIRTETDKGDLYLVDKRYGRVKYYDLLPKHWK comes from the coding sequence ATGAGTTATGATATAGAATTTAATTTAGGAGTTAGACAATTAATAGAATTTACCCTTGAGAGCGGTGATATTGACCAGAGATACAAAAGTAGTGTGAGAGCACTTGAAGGTACTAAAATTCATCAAAAATTACAAAAAAACTTTTCGAAAAATGAGAATTATATTTCAGAAGAACGAATTGAAACATTTGAAGTAGTTGACGGTATGAAATTCAAAATAAGTGGTAGAGTAGATGGAATCTGGAAAGAAGAAGAGGGCATAGTCATAGAAGAAATAAAATCGACAAAAAGTGATTTAGATGAAATTGACGAAAAGTATAATTTGCATCATTGGGCACAAGTGAAAATGTACGGGTATATGTATTCGAAAGAAAATAAGTTAGATAATATAAAAATAAAATTGCTATATGTAAATGTAGAAACGGAAGAAACAAAATCATTTTTGAGAGAATATAGATTTGAGAAACTTAAGAAATTTTGTGATGAATTATTGTCAAAGTACGCAATTTGGGCAAAGAAGATTCATAAGTATAAGTCAATTAGAGACGAAAGTTTGAGAAATTTAGATTTTATTTACCCTAAATACAGAAAGGGTCAGCGAAATTTGATGGTCGGCGTTTATAGAAGTATAGAACAGAAAAAAAATATATTGGTCGAAGCTCCGACCGGAATTGGCAAAACGATATCTACGCTTTTTCCTGCAATTAAGTCGCTATCTACAATGAAACTAGACAAAGTGTTTTATGTTACAGCTAAAGGGATTGTTAGAAAGGTTGCAGAAGATACATTGAATGAGTTATTTGATTCTGGTTCAAGAGTTAAATTTCTAACATTGACAGCTAAAGATAAAGTATGTATAAACGAAGAAACTATATGTAATCCTGAAAAATGTAAATATGCTAAAGGACATTATGATAGAGTTGGAGAAGCTAGAGAAGATATATTAGAACATAATTTTGCTATAACGAGGGAAAAAATAGTAGAGTATGCTTTGAAATACAATGTGTGCCCATTTGAATTGCAACTTGATATATCACTCTGGGTGGATATTATAATTGGAGATTATAATTATATATTTGATCCAAAAGCTTACCTGAGAAGGTTTTTTGAAGATGATGAAAGGCAATATGTGTTTTTGGTTGATGAAGTACATAACTTGATAGAGAGATCTAGAAATATGTATAGTTTTGATATTAAGAAGACTAGTATATTAGAAGTTAGAAGAGTTATTGGAAAGTATAATAAGAGAGTTTATAGCAAAATTTCAAAGCTTAACGAAAAAATGCTTGAATTTAGAAGAGAACTTCAAGAAGAGGATAGTTTAGAAAAAATAATAGAGGTTGATATAGAGGCTTTATACTACGATTTTTTTAATATAACAATAGCACTAGACAAATGGCTACAAGAAAATCGTATAAATAAAGATTATAATATAGTTTTAGATTTTTATTTTAAATGTCATGACTATTTGAGACTTTATGAATATTTTGATGATACTTATGTTTCAAGGGTAGAATTAGAAGAGAAAAATGAGCTTATATACCATTGTCAATGTCTAGATACTTCAAAAATTTTAGAAAGGATGTACGAAAGAGCGTGCTCTAGTGTGTTATTTTCAGCGACGCTAAAACCGATGCGATATTATAAAAATTTATTGGGTCTAAATGATGGACTTCATATGCAACTAGATAGTCCATTTGATAGAGAGAATATAAATGTTCACGTAGTAAATAGCATATCAACATATTATAAAGAGCGCAGATATTATTATTCGGAGGTTGCAAAATTGATAAATGATATGTGCAAGGATAGTATGGGAAATTATTTGGTTTTTTTACCATCATTCGAATATATAGATGAATTAGAGGCATATTTAGGTAAAATAAGCCATGATATTGTAATTCAAAATCGTGGAATGAAAGAAGACGAGAGAGCAGTTTTTATAGAAAGCTTTAAGAAAATAAATGAAGAACGTGGAAAACTAGGTTTAGCTGTTATAGGCGGATTATTCTCAGAGGGTGTGGACTTTAGAGGAGAAGAACTAATTGGGGTCATGGTAGTTGGAGTTGGCATGCCAAAGATAACATATGAGAGAAATGTACTAAAGGAATACTATGAGGAACAATACGGTGCTGGTTTTGATTATGCTTATATATATCCAGGGATGAACAAGGTATTGCAAGCTGGAGGTAGATTGATTAGAACAGAAACGGATAAAGGCGATTTGTATCTTGTAGATAAGAGATATGGTAGAGTGAAATACTATGATTTGTTGCCCAAACATTGGAAATAG